In Paenibacillus sonchi, the genomic stretch CCAGGAGAGCATTTTTATGATCTCGCGGACTGCAAGCCATACTCCACAAGCCGCCAATACCGCCGCAACCGTCACACCGGCATAATGCTCGATGAAATATTGCAGCCAGACCGGCTTTTGCTGGAAAAGAAATAGCAGCGCGCCACCGAGAAGCAGCATAAGCCCAAAGGAAATCCCCGGTTCACTGACCAGACGGCGCCGTTGTCCATGCGGTTTCGGAACAGGCGGGAGCTCAGGGTCCTGCTCTCCAGGCAGACGCAGAAGCCGGTCGGCAGACTGCAGCACATCGAACACATTGTAGAAATATAGCACCGGAATCATCAGCGCCAGCAAAATGAGCAGCGGCACATTAATCTGCATGCCAATCGACGAGAAGTAGAGCAGTGCAGCAATATCAAGCAGAATGATAAAAATAAAAGAGATTCCTTTGCGAAGCAGCCCGAAGTAGATATGCCCCGTGCCCGGAATGAGCGCTGCCAGCAGTCCGGCAATGAATTTGCGTTTGCGGCGGGGACGCCGCTTCAGGCGCGGAGGAATGAAAGGCAGCTTTTGTTGCTGATCAGCTTCTCCTGCTTGCACAGCAGGGCCATACTCTCCTTCCTCCTGCACAGGAAGCATGGCAGAATCATTAGGCTCGGGACTCATTTCGGGACTCCTCCTGTCGTCATAACGTTCATTCTTAATATTCAAAGCCGGCCGCTCCGGTGAAATCCAATCAATTCGACACCGGGAGCAACTTCTTCAAGTCCGGCAGGGATAAATCCATGTTTGGTATACAGTGCAACAGCCGGCTCATTAAGCTTCCCTGTAGAAACGATGAACTGGTCCATACCCGGATATTGCTCGAAAATATATTCCAAAAGCCTTCCTGCCACTCCCTGGCGGAAATAATCCGGATTAACCATCATTCGGGTCACCGTAAGCTGGCCGGGTGATTCCTCCTGGACGGCAACAGCACCCATTAACTCACCGCTGTCGTCGAAGCCGCCATAGAAACACTCTTCTGAGCGGCTCAGCATGTCTCTGGTCTCCAGCAGCGGCGGGATTTCATGAAAGCCTATCCTCTCAGCCTCCAGCCTGTAGGCCTTATGCTGAAGGCTCCAAAGCTCGCTTAGGATATCCCCATTTTTCAAATCCAGCCTGATTATTATGCTCATCCGCACATTCCCCTTATATGCCGCGAAAGGCCTGCCGTTAACCGACAAGCCCTACCGCTTATGTTCTACTGTATATTAACCAAAAAGCAGGTAAGGTCTAGCTGTTCAGCAGTTCTGCGAGCAGCGTGTTGACCAGTCCCGGATTGGCTTTGCCTTTGCTCTCCTTCATAACCTGTCCCACGAGGAAGCCAATCGCCTTTTGCTTGCCTGCCTTATAATCCTCAACAGACTGTGGATTGGCAGCCACAACCGCTTCAACGATCTGCTTGATCGCCCCCTCATCGCTGATTTGCACGAGGCCTTTTTCTTCAACGATTGCCGCCGGAAGCTTGCCGCTCTCCAGCATCTCCTTGAAGACGGTTTTGGCGATTTTGCTGCTGATGGTTCCGCCTGCAATCAGGCCAATCATTTCTCCCAATCCTTGCGGAGTAATCTTCACCTGGGACAGTTCCAGCCCCCCACTGTTCAGATACCCCAGCAAATCACCCATCATCCAGTTGGCAACGGCTTTGGCATCCTTCGTATAAGCCAGACTGCCCTCGAAGAAATCCGCGAGCGGCTTGGAGGAGGTCAGCACACCGGCATCGTAGGCAGTAAGTCCATATTCCGTGCTGTAACGGCTCTTCCGCGCATCCGGCAGCTCCGGAATGCTTGCCCGGATGGACTCCTTCCAGGCATCATCAATATGCAGCACAATCAGGTCAGGGTCCGGGAAGTAGCGGTAGTCATGCGCTTCTTCCTTGCCGCGCATGGACAGCGTTTTGCCCTGGGCTTCGTCCCAGCGGCGGGTCTCCTGAACGACAACACCGCCGTCGTCCAGAATCTCACCTTGCCGGAATTGCTCGTATTCCAGTCCGCGCAGTACCCCGCGGAAGGAGTTCATGTTCTTAAGCTCCGCCCGGATGCCGAATTCGGCCTGGCCTTCCGGCCGCAGGCTGATGTTGGCATCACAGCGCATTGAGCCCTCTTCCATCTTCACATCGGATACGTCGCAATACTGCATAATGGCGCGGATCTTCTCCAGATAGGCGCGCGCTTCCTCCGGAGACCGCAAATCAGGTTCGGAGACGATTTCAATCAGCGGTGTGCCCACACGGTTGAAGTCGACCAGTGAAGCAAAGCCGCCGTCCACATGGGTCAGTTTGCCGGCGTCTTCCTCCAGGTGCAGGCGGGTGATGCCGATCCGCTTGGTTTGTCCGTCCACCTCAATATCGATCCAGCCGTTCAGACCGATAGGCTGATCGTATTGGGAAATCTGGTAGGCCTTCGGCGAATCGGGATAAAAGTAATTTTTGCGGTCGAATTTGCTGACGTCGCCAATCGTGCAGTTCAGTGCCATCGCCGCTTTCATGGCATATTCAACGGCCTGCCGGTTCAATACCGGCAAGACGCCTGGATGCCCCAGACAGACAGGACAGGTATGTGTATTGGGCGGAGCACCGAATTCCGTGGAGCAGCCGCAGAAGATTTTGGACTTGGTATGAAGCTCCACATGAACTTCCAGTCCGATGACCGTTTCGTATTTAGCCATATCTATTCTCATTCCCTTAAAAGTTTTGTGAGCCTATACTCCTGCTTGAGTATCTTCGTGAAAACCTGTTCCGAAGCCCGAACGTCCCGGACAGCTGCAATTACAGCTGCGGGAGCTGCTTGTGATGATCCGTATGCTGTTCAAAGGCATGCGCAACGCGCAGAACAGTGCTCTCATCAAATTCTTTGCCGATAATTTGCAGACCTACAGGCAGCCCTTCGGCAAAGCCGCAGGGAATGCTGACCGCAGGAATGCCGGCGAGGCTGACAGGAATCGTCAAAATATCATTCAAATACATAGTCAAAGGATCTTCGATCTGTGATCCGAGCTTGAAGGCTGTAGTAGGTGCAGTAGGTCCGATGACCACATCATACTTCTGGAATACTTCGTCAAAGTCCTGCTTAATCAAAGTCCGCACCTTCTGCGCTTTCAAATAATAAGCGTCATAATAGCCGGAGCTCAGTGCGTAAGTACCCAGCATAATCCGCCGCTTAACCTCGGCTCCAAAGCCCTGGCTGCGGGAGTTATGGTACAGATCAAGCAAACCTCCGCCATCATCGGCTCTTACCCCGTAGCGGACACCGTCAAAGCGGGCCAGGTTGGAGGAAGCTTCCGAAGAAGAAAGCAAATAATAGGTTGCTACTGCATATTCGGTATGCGGCAAAGAAACCTCTTCCCAGACCGCACCAAGGCTTTCGAGAACTTTCAGTGCGGACAGCACGGTGTCGCGGACAGAAGCATCCACACCTTCGCCGATGTATTCCTTCGGCACTGCAATCCGCAGGCCGGAGATATCACCTGTGAGGGCACTGAGATAATCCGGAATATCCACGTTTGCTGAAGTCGAATCCTGGGCATCGTAGCCTGCAATGGCCTGCAGCACATAGGCAGAATCCTCGACATTCCGTGTAATCGGGCCGATCTGATCCAGGGATGAAGCAAACGCGACAAGTCCATAACGGGAAACCAGTCCATAGGTCGGCTTAAGGCCTACTACTCCGCAATAGGACGCAGGCTGGCGGATAGAACCGCCGGTGTCAGAACCGAGCGTAAACAATACTTCTCCGGCAGCCACTGCCGCTGCAGATCCGCCGCTGGAACCGCCGGGAACACGCTCCACATCCCAAGGGTTGCGGACGGGGCCGAACGATGAATTCTCATTGGAGCCGCCCATGGCGAACTCGTCCATATTCAGCTTGCCGACCGTAACGGCATCCGCCTGACGCAGCTTGGTGACGACAGTCGCATCGTATATA encodes the following:
- the gatA gene encoding Asp-tRNA(Asn)/Glu-tRNA(Gln) amidotransferase subunit GatA: MSLFQYRLPELHNMLRSKEISVGELTEESLAAIAERDGKVHAFLTLNEEGARASARALDDKLASGAARGLLFGLPAGIKDNIVTKGLRTTCASQFLSNFQPIYDATVVTKLRQADAVTVGKLNMDEFAMGGSNENSSFGPVRNPWDVERVPGGSSGGSAAAVAAGEVLFTLGSDTGGSIRQPASYCGVVGLKPTYGLVSRYGLVAFASSLDQIGPITRNVEDSAYVLQAIAGYDAQDSTSANVDIPDYLSALTGDISGLRIAVPKEYIGEGVDASVRDTVLSALKVLESLGAVWEEVSLPHTEYAVATYYLLSSSEASSNLARFDGVRYGVRADDGGGLLDLYHNSRSQGFGAEVKRRIMLGTYALSSGYYDAYYLKAQKVRTLIKQDFDEVFQKYDVVIGPTAPTTAFKLGSQIEDPLTMYLNDILTIPVSLAGIPAVSIPCGFAEGLPVGLQIIGKEFDESTVLRVAHAFEQHTDHHKQLPQL
- a CDS encoding GNAT family N-acetyltransferase; its protein translation is MSIIIRLDLKNGDILSELWSLQHKAYRLEAERIGFHEIPPLLETRDMLSRSEECFYGGFDDSGELMGAVAVQEESPGQLTVTRMMVNPDYFRQGVAGRLLEYIFEQYPGMDQFIVSTGKLNEPAVALYTKHGFIPAGLEEVAPGVELIGFHRSGRL
- the gatB gene encoding Asp-tRNA(Asn)/Glu-tRNA(Gln) amidotransferase subunit GatB, with protein sequence MAKYETVIGLEVHVELHTKSKIFCGCSTEFGAPPNTHTCPVCLGHPGVLPVLNRQAVEYAMKAAMALNCTIGDVSKFDRKNYFYPDSPKAYQISQYDQPIGLNGWIDIEVDGQTKRIGITRLHLEEDAGKLTHVDGGFASLVDFNRVGTPLIEIVSEPDLRSPEEARAYLEKIRAIMQYCDVSDVKMEEGSMRCDANISLRPEGQAEFGIRAELKNMNSFRGVLRGLEYEQFRQGEILDDGGVVVQETRRWDEAQGKTLSMRGKEEAHDYRYFPDPDLIVLHIDDAWKESIRASIPELPDARKSRYSTEYGLTAYDAGVLTSSKPLADFFEGSLAYTKDAKAVANWMMGDLLGYLNSGGLELSQVKITPQGLGEMIGLIAGGTISSKIAKTVFKEMLESGKLPAAIVEEKGLVQISDEGAIKQIVEAVVAANPQSVEDYKAGKQKAIGFLVGQVMKESKGKANPGLVNTLLAELLNS